From the genome of Malus sylvestris chromosome 13, drMalSylv7.2, whole genome shotgun sequence:
tctcctcattccaccaccaagattccttttggtgtggagtcaagcccttggactctcctaatacctcttttgctacttttcggatacaactagccatggaatctcacctttggctagcttccccctctctatcccacacacactaggtgattactttctctttgaaaatgacttgtttttctccttttagattccaccatctagtccttgggcacttccaagtcttgttcttttttctcactcttttgatatgtacatccatcaccaacaagcgatgttgattagccaagctctctctccggtataactttgcaatccttacaagttatatgatcccctttcctcattagaagaaaatctatttgtgtttttgacgatccactcttgtaggtgatcacatgttcttctctcttcttaaaaaaggtgttggctaagaagagatcatatgccattgcaaaatccaagatagcttccccatcctcatttctctccccaaaaccatggccaccatgaaaacctccatagttgcctgtctccttgcccacgtgtccatttaaatctcctcctataaataacttctccgtctgagcaattccttgcaccaagtctccaaggtcttcccaagatttctccttcgaactcgtatccaaccctacttgaggtgcgtacgcactaatcacattgatgagttcttgtcctattacaatcttgattgccatgattctatctcctaccctcttgacatctacaacatcttgtgtcaaggtcttgtccatgatgatgccaacaccgtttctcgttctatttctGCCCGAATACcagagtttaaaccctgagttttctagatcctttgccttaagaccaacccacttaatttcttgtaggcacataatatttatccttctcctcaccataacttccactacttccatagattttcccgttaggcctcctatattccacgttcctaaacgcattctactctcttgaactctacccttctgtcctagcttcttcaacctcccccgtctaataggatcaaagtactttttttgtgtgtcctgtgtaaagttgataggagcatatgctcccaaacaactttgagtggagtcgttcgaaaagatgTTTCTATGGCCcctttgctcatttaacactgcatccgggtgctgatggagatacagcgacccttgctcacttatcactgtgctggGGCCACACAGCGcaccacttacgggtgacgtcctagctttagcgcgatttcgttctgggttcactgtcgactacctgacgccctccccctcctcctttatccgggcttgggaccggcaatgtaagataaacttacacaggcggagttacTTTGATTCTGATGACTCGggttaaatttgttttaatAGACTTAAATGTTGTCCTATGTTGTTTCTAATAAGGTTTTTATTTGTGCTTTTGTATATGTAAAAACTTGCATGGAAAGGTTGAAGCTATTATTGGGAAAAACGATGAGGCTATATTGAATTTTGAAAAGGTAATTTCTGGTCATTATGGTGATGCAAgtgtccatctctctctctctctctcagacacGCACATGCCCATGAGCATGCTTGCTCATATGCCCTTAAATGAATGCGTGTCATGCAAATACGAACTCACGTTTTGATGCTTCTATTCTTTGCAGGCTCGATCAATTGATCCATGTGTTGTAACATATATGGATGAGTATGCAATGCTTCTAAAGACAAAGTCTGACTTTCCGAAGCTCAATAAATTAGTGCATGATTTGCTTATTGCTGATTCTACAAGGCCAGAAGTATTTGTGGCCTTATCTGTACTTTGggaaaggaaagatgagagaggaTCTTTATCCTATGTTGAGAAGGTCTGTACTTTATGTTTGCTGGTTTTTAATTTACCTTAATTATATATCTCATAAgtttagaggtcgcacttggtgcgatggcaagtgccttcgcccatgagcggtaggtctcgggttcgagacttgggagcagcctctccataaatgggggtaaggctagccgacattcacctctcccagaccctgcgtaaagcgggagctttgtgcactgggtacgaccttttttttttttatatatctcATAAGTTTCTTATTTATTTGCATCAGAGTATACGAATCGATGAGAGGCACATCCCAGGTTATATAATGAAGGTACTGATATGATCTTATATATGATAAGTTGCAGCATCTATGTTAAAAAATATCACCGTATCTTTCTTCTTACCCTGTTCTCAATGAGGAAACATGAATTTTTCCAAGCTTTCAGGGTAACCTTATGTTATCAATGAAGCGAGCAGAAGCAGCTGTAGTTGCCTTCAGGGCAGCTCAAGAGTTGAGACCTGATATTCGTTCATATCAAGGTGGGACTTGTAAAGGAAAATACTCATCAGCATGACATGCATCTTATGTCGGCATTGAGTTTTTTATATTCGATTCAACCATTTTTTAAAAGAGCGAAATATGAAGTAATTGCAGACACTTTATGATTGGTAACTCAAATATGTTTTCAGGTTTGGTTCATTCGTATTTAGCTCTCTCTAAAATCAAAGAGGCTTTATATGCTTCCAGGGAGGCTATGAAGGCTATGCCTCAATCTGCGAAGGCTTTAAAATTGGTTGGGGATGTACATGCGAGTAACCCTGGTGGTAGGGAGAAGGTAAACCCATAACAGATTATTTCAGCATGAGTTCAGAAGTCAAGTTGATGTACTTGTGAATTCAACCTAATCTTGAAACAGGCAAAAAAGTTCTATGAGTCAGCCCTTAGGCTGGAATCTGGTTACCTTGGAGCTGCATTAGCTCTAGCTGAGCTCCATGTTAACGAAGGCCGCAATGGGGATGCTGTGTCACTGCTAGAGCGATATCTGAAGGACTGGGCAGATGACTCTCTGCATGTGAAACTTGCTCAAGTATTTGCTGCAACAAATATGCTCCAAGAGGCATTGTCGCATTATCAAGCTGCATTGAGGTTAAGTGTTATTTTGGATATCCAGAATAACTTTCTCACTGTTAGGACTTAAAATGTGCATTCTCATTAATTATTTGCTTGCGTGTGCTTGTGTGTGGTGTGGAAATTTTAGGGATCCCATAAATAGCAATTTAAGGAAGTCGTCCTGAAAAATAATTGAGGTCGTTAAAGAAATTAAATCCCAACTATTAGTGGCATGGGATTATAACACACTTTTGATCTGTTGTGCAATTCTGTATGATCTTATGACTATAAAGTGctcaattttattttctgaCATGAATTGCAGGATAAACCAACAGAATGAAGCTGCAAAAAAAGGTTTAGAGCGCTTAGAGAAACAGATGAAGGTCTGTCATCCTGTGTATATAGCTTAAATGAGTGATTGGGTGTTTGGTTTAGATTGTTTAATATAATGATTTGCTCAACAATGGTGAGGCAATTGAGCAAGATGTAGTTTGAAAGTTGTACTTTCTGTAGGGGGTGGATCCAGATGCAcctgaagaagatgatgaagaaaatGAGATCGATGATGCTGATGCAGACCAAGAAGAGACTGAGCTTCTTTGAATTATGCTAACCACAAGTATTCTCACAGCTTCCATGACGAGACTCTAGTTGCAAAGAATGCCATCGTTGGAAGTAGAGTGGGGAATTTTGCAATTCTGCAAGCAAACTGACCCACCGGAAATGAAATTCTTATCTTTCCGTGTCACAACAGGCCACCAACGGAAGGCGTAAGGTCATGCAGCATATATTGGGAGAAGGAGAGAATATTCACCAGTTGCTGCGTAGTTACGATCTTTGGGACCAAGGCAATCCTCCTAATGGTGGCAACCCTGTCATCTCCAATTCTTTACCAATTTTGTTGTCATATAAGTGTAATTCATTATGATCTCATGTTACAATGCAACTTGTATAAAGTGGAGTCTATATTCTCGCCCTTTGTACTTATTGGATTTAGATGTTCTTGCGAACCTTCGTGCTTACGGCTGCCCTAGTACTATGTCGTCTGTACATAATTGTGTCATCTGTCGTGAAAGTTGATTTTgacaaagaacaaaaattagcTTCAGAGTCATGAAACATCAGAATCAATGTTTTCTTCATGTGAACGTGGAAAAAGGCCACAAATGTTTCATATCAAAACACATTTGAAGGTTCggaccaaaaacaaaaagcacATGTTAAGGTGACGGATTCACTTATGTACACGGTAGAGCAAGTCGGATTCTCCATACCGAGCTCCACAAGGCGCCCGACTGGTCTCATAACCAAGCAAAAGCGTTGTGGAAGCTTGACGTCTAGTATGGGTTTGGTTCGGTGCCATTGGAGGGCAGTTGGGATTTGTTTAGCAGCTCCCTGCTCTCCGTTCATAAGATATTCAAGTCCGTTCTTTGTTTCTACAGACTAGAAAGGTTTCCTAGGAGTAGGTGCTCGGTTCTCCATAGACTGCAATCTTTGTTTGAGATGGAAAACTTCAACCTGCACGGCGACAAGTAGAGGATGTCGATTGTGGCTTACTAAATAAAGAACTAAACCGTTGACATATAGATTTTGTAAGGTATAGAGGCAACTTAATTCAGTAGTTAGCGAAAATTTCATACCTGTAGTTGGAATGACCTTGCTCGTTCTCCGGCAAGGACTCCTCTAGTTGAATGGAGCTCCTGCATTATATATTTAATCACCCCGAGTAGTTTGTCAGCAGCTTCCCGGCTGGCCAACGTAGCAGCTAACTGCCCTTGTAAAATTTCATTCTTTCTTATTAGTGCGGCCATCTTCGATTCATCATACTTGAAGGAGTTGATAGGGCCCCCAGTTTACTATCATTTTGTGGGAACACGGCATCGTCGTTATCAGTTGAAAGCATTGTTCtgaaaatccccgcctagcacCGCCTAAGCCCCGTCTAAGCGCTAGGCGGTTGGCCACCGTTCCGATTAATGCTtaagtgtttgaaaattaagaaagggcgccTATACCTACTGAGGCGGCcacctagaccgcctaggcacccgcctaacCCGCCTAGATCCGCCTAAACACCTGCataggttgcgactcacttagatagaaaatagataactttcattttgcattttatttttccaataaattgcaagagacttgttgaatacttaaaggaacacacattatatacttgttctccatgttttcattatgttccagtagctcataatatatatgtcattcaattttgtaatttatgatgaaatcatatatgttttaagtataaacaaacacttatttaaaagaaatataatatatttaattaaatccgcctagtAGGCCTAGGCGCCCACTTAGACCCCGCCTggctgcctaggcgctaggctccAGCCCGCCGCCTGATTAACGTCTAgagtcttttagaaccttggttgaAAGGTTTCAGTTCCATGATGGTGaggttttgaattttcaaaatcaTATTCAGAAAGCATCTCCTTCGAAAAGTGTCTACCTCCAAATATGTTAGTCTGGACTCCTGAATCAGATTGActggttttctttttctggtGGCTGAAATCAACATAATATAATGTCATTAAACCTCAAACTATGTTACGTTAAATGACAAATGACTGGGCACGGGGAAACAGATTTTAAGGCGGGCGGTTCCCAGCAGCCATGCGACATCCAAGGAACACCAAAGAAGAACTTCTGAAGTTTACCTGCAAGAAAGAACTTTCATCTTCGGAACTCTTTGCCACCTTAACAGTTgtgtggtattcttcttcatcgTGGAATTATTTCCTGAGGGAAACATTGCCAGAAACGGGATTTGGATCAACAAGCAAGGACTCTGACAAAGATTTTCTTCCAGAACCATCTTGTTCAATTTCAGATGCAAGATTTTGTCTGGTAACCGAATTAACTGAACGCTGGGAAGAACCATTACTCAGTTGACCGCCCAAGCCAGTGGATGATAAGCGTTTCCTGGGTAGTAAAGTCGCAGGGCCTTTGCTGGGAAAAGATCGACGACTCATGGATGATTCATTTTTTTCCATGGTCAGTACTTCAACCTGTAACATAAAAGTTGAGGTAATGAGGTTAGGTTTCATCAGAATTCAACTGAAGTCTAAAACAGAAGGACGAGTTTCTAATAACCTGATTTGTTGGTTCCTTTCTGCATCCCctaaaagaaacaagaaaatccTTTTCCTTGTGTTGCACGAGCTCTAGGCTGAAACCCTgaaaatataacataagattagTGTTTAAAGTACCAGCCATGCTGCGTTATTTTAAAGGAAACCCTTGCTAAAACTACGctattcaaaggaaaataagaAATCAACACCAATGAAAATTATGCCGCAGGTAAAAATCAGTGTTGCAAACCTTATTGGCGGTGATTGAAGGAGGCGATGCAGTGGCCACTGACCACTCAAGCTTCAAAATATCAAAGATCAGAGTCTCAGCATGTCCTGGaaggatgaaattttttttcttgggaCCGGAATACGAATGGTAGACCACGTGTTTTTATCTAAGTGGTgggaaattgtattttttaagttattaactttttaacacatatatcctaccatttgtataatgacacttGGTGTACCACTTTGTGTTCCTATcaaactgaaaaatctctcctggAAAGATTAAGGGAAAAACTGCCTTAGGTAAAATGCTTAGATATCAATGTTAACCAACAAGGTTCcaagattttcaatttttatattcGGTAAGTCAATACAAGGTGCTGGTGTTGCATCCTTTTTCAATGCTTCAAGCACTTACGAGGCATACGTTTTTTCCTGCTTCCACCCCCAACAATATACCATTTGGTTCCACATAGGACGCCACAGCAACCAGCTCTTGGAGATGGACGGAAACCTCGTTTCTTTATTCTTGATCATTCCATCTGAGAAAAAAAGCCATGCCATTGGTAAACTTTACATTCTCATCCATAAAGAGATGAAATATCTGGCTGCATAATCCGGCAGTTTAAAAGATACAAGAATGAGAAAGAATTCACTCGCAGTTTCAAATTCCATCGAACACAAATGATTCAAAGTCTTGGATTTTGATGTGCCTCCAAATATAAAAAGAGTTTTATCATCATAAAGAGCTGCTACGTGGTTGGACCTCGCAGATGCTCCTGTTCCGCTGCACGTATATTAAGCTATAACAAAGTTGAGACAAAATCTCTGTCGAAAAGACAACGGCGTCTACCAaacaaaaatggagaaaggtTCATTAGCAAGCATGTGACACGCAATATTTGTTGTAGGTGGTTCCATCAAAGAACAATATCATCAAAATCCCACAACTTGAGAAAAACCCACTCACGTGCAATGAGGGGGTAGCCAGGTCAACGACTTCAGATCACACGTATGCAAATCGTTCAATTTCCTCCGTTTAGTATCTTCACCCCCAAATAGGATTAATGAAGAGCTTGCCGTAACTACAGTGTGGCCAGTGCGAGCAACCTGCCACGCGTGAGATATGTGGGGTGAGACTGTTTACCATTAACTTATCACTCCATTCAACAAAGGTAACTTTAATGAAAATcttccgatactgttcactttaacgaaaaatcacatttttacactaaaaagtcaatcatggtactattcactttatcctttatttgatccttatcgttaaaactcaaaattttcgagtcatttttattagttttcctttaaacgGAATATTAGGCAACTAATTCACAATTCCTAAGCAAGACATAACTTACACACATGGTAAGAAAGGTGTACATAATTCTAACAATCTAGCAATTAGTTACACTTATTGGTTCTCTATAGTTTTATTCAGATATGGAACCACCGGATACATGTCCGTTTAGCATCTTCACCTAAAAATTTGCTCTTCTAGTCCTATTCAAGTGTTTATGTTTTGTGTCTTGATGTTTTTCAGCAATTGTTTACTATAATAAACTATATTTGTCTCCTACTTGTACGCCGTGAAACATACATACAAATACAACCAACAAAGAAAGATATCCTATCTGTGCATCATCTAGCAATTCATCCCCAGATTCACCACCAACCACTATCATCTTGTTCCCAAATACAGCAGCCGCATGCTGTTTgagaaaaattataataaagCTTTAGCTTTCACCAACATCATCCCGCATTAACCAGATCAATGCACCATATGAACACAATCACAAGAATAAATAATAACAATGTACATTGAAGCTGGGTGTAGGCTTGTCCTGTTAGACTATAGGTTTTGTGCTGTGATTCAATGGAGTTTGTATGAATTTCtggaagaaagaagaatgaaAGTTGCAGAGAGCATTTACAGTGATGAGTGCAAAACTGATTTCATTGCTTCCATTATTCTCTCTACACTGCAATCAGATATTACCATTGTAACTGAACCACTCTCTCTCCTCTAACAGAAAGAAATGATCTCAACCCTCCATGTCATCTATCCTATGAGATAGTTATATGTGGCACACAATATCACTTTCAACTTAATCTAGAGCATCCATTTAGAATATGATCCAAGGGCTCTGATTAAAACAAGCAAAATGGCTAAACCTATTTCTACTAATACACTTACACactaacactcccttctaagttTTTAGCAGAAATCACCTCCAAAGCTTTCCTCAAGTACTCAAATCGATCTCGATCCCTTGCCAAGGCCTTTGTAAATATATCTGCAATTTGCTCCTTAATGTTGCAATACACCAGATCAATCTCACCATTATGCAATGCATCTTTGATGAAATGAAACCTTCTGTTGATATGCCTTGTCTTATGATGTGCCACTGGATTCTTCGAAATTGCTATGGCAGAGGTGTTATCACATAAAATCTGAGTTGGCTTCACTTGTTCCTCACCAAAGTCTGAGACAACAAACCTTAACCAGATGGCTTGTGCAGTTGCTTTTGCagcacttacatactttgcCTCTGTAATGGACAATGCTACACTACTTTGTTTGATTAAGGCCCAAGAAAATGCTccataaccaaaactaaaagcATAACCCGAAGTACTTTTCATGTTATCTTCACTCCTTGCCTAGTCACTTTCACAATAGCCAATAAGCACaacatcttttcttttctcatatGCAATTCCATAGTCCAGTGTTCCTTGGATATACCTCAACACCCTATTTGCAGTTCCTATGTGCTTTTTGGTTGGATTATGCAAGAATCTTGCTAGCAAACTTGCAGCAAACATAATATCAGGTCTAGTAGCTTATAAGTATAACAGACTACCAACAATCTTTCAATAAAGACTTTCATCAGCCATCTCACTccctatttgtaccatacttgaccaatcccgaaactactgagtaccggtcaacgttatattgtcaaggacccagaagagtttccctccaaccaggaggccaatcacagcacgacacttgtcgacatcagaagccaatcatagcgcgacacgtgtcaacatcagaagccaatcacaacacgacacgtgtcaatgtcagaatgaaactagaaactctcttctataaatagagatcattctctcacaatatttcctaatgtcatttgtactaaatcattcactagtactcactaaaggagagcttgaacctatgtacttgtgtaaacccttcacaattaatgagaactcctatactccgtggacgtagctaatctgggtgaaccacgtacattttgtgtttgcttccatgtccctatccctttacatacttatccacactagtgaccggaccaatctagcgaaggtcacaaacttaacactctctgttgtaccaaagtcctcactgattttgtgcatcaacatttggcgccatctgtgggaaagacacttattcccaatctcttcagctttgtcaaactggtttccaccattcgtacactcacttttgaccaggcatccctctccaacatggggagcgaaggaagccacaacacacagaatgagacccctcttgcacctagtgcgaagcaacgaaagaaggaaggaaagagggttgctcttcaagctaaagtcgatgagctagaagctcaaaacaacaagatagcaataaagaatgaggtcctccaggag
Proteins encoded in this window:
- the LOC126597680 gene encoding uncharacterized protein LOC126597680 — encoded protein: MRLGTWNIGGLTGKSMEVVEVMVRRRINIMCLQEIKWVGLKAKDLENSGFKLWYSGRNRTRNGVGIIMDKTLTQDVVDVKRVGDRIMAIKIVIGQELINVISAYAPQVGLDTSSKEKSWEDLGDLVQGIAQTEKLFIGGDLNGHVGKETGNYGGFHGGHGFGERNEDGEAILDFAMAYDLFLANTFFKKREEHVITYKSGSSKTQIDFLLMRKGDHITCKDCKVIPERELG
- the LOC126597675 gene encoding anaphase-promoting complex subunit 7-like, with protein sequence MEVPKDQITTLMEHGLYNSAQMLGCFLVSSPAPNAEINPHLKAEGLVLLGDSLYREGEFRRAIHIYKQALQLCKMISKTNAPATRSSLSSTRSSSPNLFNISGINENEVKFKIASSHFALGENGTALSEMDNIPSKFRNLQMNLLMGKLYRFSRQNRSAVSCFKECLRHCPYVMEAIVALAELGVAAKDIISLIPQTPNRSGRAPFDHFDSSRWLHRYVEAQCCVALNDYRGGLELFMDLLQRFPNNLHLLLEVAKVEAIIGKNDEAILNFEKARSIDPCVVTYMDEYAMLLKTKSDFPKLNKLVHDLLIADSTRPEVFVALSVLWERKDERGSLSYVEKSIRIDERHIPGYIMKGNLMLSMKRAEAAVVAFRAAQELRPDIRSYQGLVHSYLALSKIKEALYASREAMKAMPQSAKALKLVGDVHASNPGGREKAKKFYESALRLESGYLGAALALAELHVNEGRNGDAVSLLERYLKDWADDSLHVKLAQVFAATNMLQEALSHYQAALRINQQNEAAKKGLERLEKQMKGVDPDAPEEDDEENEIDDADADQEETELL